In a genomic window of Anoplopoma fimbria isolate UVic2021 breed Golden Eagle Sablefish chromosome 6, Afim_UVic_2022, whole genome shotgun sequence:
- the fam83b gene encoding protein FAM83B — protein sequence MGSPEFSLLSSLRGELKSEDFIQPHYKESYRLAIDCLASGGRDSYQEFLKGERLGSFLSEEELLFITENTENLPPKHQEEEINGAPDNESSSGTYWPVHSDVCAPDLELGWPDVMQEKLQTNIDLLFHPPRQNNPTIKEVIRKRIQDARQVIAIAMDIFTDVDIFKEAVDASIRGVPVYVLLDDSHFKSFLAMAKNQDIKIQQLRNMRVRTVKGQDYLCRSGAKFHGAMEQKFLLVDCLTAIYGSYSFTWSFEKINLSMVQVITGHLVKSYDEEFRTLYARSTVPAELCPPEGLFQRNESQGPQILPNTQSAQKIDRRDQLRHTLDTVYRKTCERKLGARDLEGRLLEEESNEFRPFIENGIAAQKQIPQYQSKETLDFIKRHSYAGERQEGYMPQNIRPRASNWNISRETGNGTNHYPMDNYLQVPQIHRGQNIRQSYNGNDKQINSIQQNMPTLEKTSKSFMRTLRIDSYLKRPDVPFGDSCDYLDQFEQQDKANAFRQGRMRSSLAFRATIPEQMEPNRHINNSSTYVNSLAAPNTPLHYSSMQWNPTAGENRTSNDDYMLNRQSLQSLDDNRNNPNYGPGRNSYHSVYDSLGRAAGGHMITNPDIMSDNWHKRHSVADPRSNTEYKHESSGHMYGAFARMQVNRSTAGINAQGGGHGSNLKEDQRSVSHYDVKSVTGTKSHGTPIWQEPPSRTLLAAALDANTKDLTAKSNSASSQHSSKQIKFKQIKSLLHISEKREGSVGTIETQSLKSSGSTDTITAEDEERPSYRGGNLPQSTSSSVSSSSQHHQKQIEDNNVTSSKPRFRTEEHQNPLQVSLPKPTTHKKPSVFDKSARPVPDSASWSKDRGSETRLYSRFEPFCSFEKKRTAHSFGNSQDKTKSPPRGEAAIEHNINRASRGHHENKLEKFIQRVGNLLHKNK from the exons ATGGGGTCCCCAGAGTTTTCCCTTCTGTCGTCATTGAGGGGAGAGTTGAAATCAGAGGATTTCATTCAACCGCATTACAAGGAGTCCTATCGCCTGGCGATTGATTGCCTGGCCAGTGGCGGCAGAGACAGTTACCAGGAGTTCCTCAAGGGAGAACGTTTGGGGAGCTTCCTCTCAGAGGAAGAGCTTCTCTTCatcactgaaaacacagaaaatctcCCACCTAAACACCAAGAAGAGGAAATAAATGGTGCACCAGACAACGAGTCATCCTCAGGGACGTACTGGCCTGTCCACTCAGATGTGTGCGCGCCAGACTTGGAGTTGGGTTGGCCCGATGTCATGCAAGAAAAACTACAGACAAATATAGATCTGCTCTTTCATCCACCAAGACAAAACAACCCCACCATCAAAGAGGTGATTCGGAAGCGTATTCAAGATGCAAGACAG GTCATTGCCATTGCGATGGATATTTTCACTGACGTAGATATATTCAAAGAAGCTGTTGATGCCTCTATAAGAGGAGTCCCAGTCTACGTGCTTTTGGATGATTCGCATTTCAAAAGTTTCCTCGCAATGGCTAAAAATCAAGATATCAAAATTCAACAACTCAGA AACATGAGGGTGCGCACTGTGAAAGGTCAGGATTACCTCTGTCGATCAGGAGCTAAATTTCATGGAGCAATGGAGCAGAAGTTTCTTTTAGTCGACTGCCTCACAGCGATTTATGGCTCATACAG CTTCACATGGTCTTTCGAGAAGATTAATCTGAGCATGGTGCAGGTGATCACAGGCCACCTGGTGAAGTCATACGACGAGGAGTTTCGAACACTTTATGCCCGCTCAACTGTGCCAGCTGAGCTCTGCCCTCCGGAAGGTCTGTTCCAACGCAATGAGTCACAAGGACCACAGATTTTGCCAAACACTCAGTCTGCCCAAAAAATTGATCGGAGGGACCAGTTGAGGCATACGCTGGACACAGTCTATCGGAAGACCTGTGAGAGGAAACTAGGCGCGAGAGACCTTGAGGGGAGGCTCTTGGAAGAGGAATCTAATGAGTTTAGGCCCTTTATTGAGAATGGGATCGCTGCTCAGAAGCAGATTCCCCAATATCAGTCTAAAGAGACGTTGGACTTCATTAAAAGGCACAGCTATGCTGGGGAGAGACAAGAAGGATATATGCCACAGAACATTAGGCCCAGAGCGAGCAACTGGAATATCTCGAGAGAAACAGGAAACGGAACAAACCACTACCCCATGGACAATTACTTACAGGTGCCACAGATACATAGGGGTCAAAACATTCGTCAGTCTTACAATGGCAACGACAAACAGATTAATTCCATTCAGCAGAACATGCCAACGCTAGAGAAAACATCCAAGTCGTTCATGCGAACATTGAGGATTGACTCTTACCTCAAACGCCCTGACGTCCCATTTGGAGACTCTTGTGACTATTTAGACCAGTTCGAACAACAGGACAAAGCTAACGCCTTCAGACAGGGAAGAATGAGGTCTTCCCTTGCTTTTAGGGCCACCATACCAGAGCAAATGGAGCCAAACAGACACATTAACAACTCCTCCACTTATGTCAACTCCTTAGCAGCCCCAAACACTCCTTTACACTACTCATCCATGCAGTGGAATCCAACTGCCGGTGAAAATAGGACGAGTAATGACGACTACATGTTAAATAGGCAAAGTTTGCAGAGTTTGGATGACAATCGGAACAACCCAAACTATGGTCCAGGTAGAAACTCTTACCACTCTGTATACGATAGCTTAGGCAGAGCTGCAGGTGGACACATGATCACAAACCCGGATATAATGTCAGACAATTGGCACAAAAGGCATAGCGTAGCAGATCCAAGATCAAACACTGAGTACAAGCATGAATCGTCAGGTCACATGTATGGAGCTTTCGCAAGGATGCAAGTGAATAGAAGCACAGCAGGGATCAATGCACAGGGTGGAGGACACGGGTCAAATCTGAAAGAAGATCAGAGATCAGTTTCTCATTATGATGTCAAGAGTGTTACAGGAACAAAGAGCCATGGTACTCCCATTTGGCAGGAGCCGCCATCCAGGACTTTGCTCGCAGCAGCCCTGGATGCTAATACCAAGGATTTGACAGCTAAATCCAACAGCGCAAGCTCACAGCATAGttccaaacaaataaaattcaaacaaataaaatcgtTACTTCACATatcagagaagagagagggttCAGTAGGAACCATTGAAACACAGAGTCTGAAGTCAAGTGGCAGCACAGACACCATAACagctgaggatgaggagaggcCATCATATCGAGGAGGAAATCTTCCCCAAAGCACATCCAGCTCTGTCAGTTCCTCCTCTCAGCACCATCAGAAGCAGATTGAGGACAACAATGTAACTTCTTCAAAACCTCGATTCAGAACTGAGGAGCATCAAAATCCACTGCAAGTCTCTCTTCCTAAGCCTACCACACATAAGAAACCCAGCGTCTTTGACAAAAGCGCAAGGCCCGTCCCTGATTCGGCAAGCTGGAGCAAAGATCGAGGCTCGGAGACTCGACTTTACAGCAGATTTGAGCCGTTCTGCTCGTTTGAAAAGAAACGCACTGCACACAGCTTTGGAAACTCTCAGGATAAAACCAAAAGCCCTCCTAGAGGTGAGGCAGCCATTGAACACAACATCAACCGGGCTTCAAGAGGGCACCATGAAAATAAGCTGGAGAAGTTTATTCAACGAGTGGGAAACCTCCTACATAAGAACAAGTAG